TTATCGTCCTTTTCTCCTAGCTTAAGTATCTGAGATAAACTTTTATCTTTATACCTACTCTTTTGAGCTAACTTAGTTGGAATTTTATAAAGAAGTTCTCTAAATTCAAGCAAGTTATCTCTTGTGATCTTATGAACTGGCGTATCTTCGTTAAAGTATAAAAACAAGAGCTTTTTTACGCAAGTAACTAATCTTTGCGTATCTGGCGACCACTTGTCAGCTCTTTTAGTGTTTGTCTCAAATATCTCGAATGCATCCTTTAAGCTCTTTTGATCTTCTAAATTTAAAGTTGAGAATTGATTGCTAGAGCCAGATGTCGCTTGCAGTACTTGCCTGATCTCATACTCTTTGGTTATTTTGGCACTAGGATTAAAAATACTAAAGCTACTATCGTCATCTAATTTTATCTTGATATTTTTTGGTGGATTTGGATCCAATATAATATCTTCCATGCTTCTATCGCTATTCTTTGTTCTTACTAGCTTTAAATTTGAAGTTGAGCCATACTTTTGATCTAGTATGGCATAAATCGTCTCGCTAATCCTCTGAGCCATAGCCTTAAGCTGCCCATCAGTAATGGGCAAACAACCACTATCTTCAAGCTCTTTTATATTTTCTTGAAATGAAGCTATGTCCTTAGCATCAAACGAACTAGGTTTGGCATGTTTGGCTAAGTTATCACTAGAATCATCTTCAAGGAAACAGTGCTCACGCTTGTCATCAAATAGCACACTGCTCTTCTCAAGCTTTGATACAAGATAGTTAAGTGTTAGTATGTTTTTCTCTAAAAGAGTTTGCCCTATATTCTCTTTATCCTTGCTACCAAGAGCGCCAGCAGTGTTAGTGATATTGCTTATATCCTTAATTAAAATTTGAGGTAGATTGCCATCTATCAAACTTTGTTTAAAGTAGTCATTGAGCGCATTTAGAAATTCTACATCCATCTTCTTATTAAGAAGAGAGTGCTCTTTAATACTCTTGCTAAGCTTTACTTTCATAAACGAATTTACAAAAGATTGGATTATGTTATCACTAAGATTCATATGAACCGCCCTTTTTATCAGGTAAAGATTATTATCTAGAATTTTAGCCCTTTTTCTGGCTTTTTCCAAGAGATTAGTGGATGTGGAGAAGCAAATTTCTCGCTTTTCGTTAAAAAACTTTCTGATGCTTGGAGTAAGTGTGGCTCTATAATAGTATATGCCGTTTCGTTCCCTTAAGTGGTGTCCCATATTAATTACCAACCGGTCAAAAATGGAACAGTTTTATGTAATGACTAAGCAAAAAATCGTCTAAAGTGCGTATTTCAGGCTTTTGTGAGCTCATATAAAAAACCCTCATAAGCCGGACGCCCTTGGTTCAAGTCTCCCCCGTGACACCAGAACACACTATTTTAGGCACTAGCAGTAATGCTTTTGTTCTTTACCTTTCTTTAAAATTTCCTTTAAGAGTGGAACACTTAGTTACTAAAGTGGGACAGCCTCTTAAAAATGTAGCGATTATAAAGCCATCACCCTTTTAATACCATAAAAATAAATTTGTTTTAAATTTCTACTTCTGGTTTTTTATACGAAACTACCTTAAATACGCACTTTCAACATTTATCATTTTAATATTTTTGATTTTTCTTTCTTAAAAAATAAACTTTTTTACAAAAATTTGTATTTCTAGCTGAAATTTTTTCCAAAATTGGTGTAATTACTATAAATATCTTTTAAAAGGATAAAAATGAAAAATTTTTCATTGATAGTAACTAGCACCGCTAGCACGAGAGAAAGTTCATATGGTAAGGTGATTTGCCATGGCTAATGCATATAAAATAAATGACCACAACCTAGTTATAAACGTAAGGTCAGATTTTTTAACATATGGTAGAGTCATAGGTAGATTTGCACATGCATGTCGTGAGAAAAATCAAAAGAAGCATATAAAGTATCTCAACAAAAATCCAACCACTCTTAATCGTTACAAACTTCTAAGCGAGTTTAATGGCAATGGTAACATGAGAGATGCCAATAGTAAAGATGATGAGCTACATAATATATCTTTTGTAAAGAATTTACTTAAAGGCTTTCAGGATAGCTTTGAGAAAGACTATACCAAGCAGTCTTATACACAAAAACGAAAAGGCAAAGAAACTCCTATAAATAAGTCTTGGCGTAAAGATATGGCTGGTTTTTGTGAGATTATCATCACGTTTGGCACAGATAGGAAGAAAGAGCCAAAAGGAGGATTAAGCAAAGAAGAGTCAAAATTTATAAATGAAAACATACGCATGGATAGAGTAATGAGATTTATAAATGCATACTGCTCAAAGTATGGTGTAAAGTGTCTGCTTGTAGCTGAGCATAATGATGAGAAGACCAAACACTATCACATCATCTTTACAAACTACAACTTTGAGAAGCATGCAAATTTGAGATTTAGCGGTAGGGCACAAACAGCAGAATTTGGTAAAGAGCTACAGGATATGGGAGCAGAGGCATTTGAAGGTCAAGTGCTTCGCGGCAAGCCAAGCAATAATAGACACAAGAGCTTAACCCAAATGCACCAAATAGCAAGAGAATATAAGAGTGAGCAAGAGTTAAAAGAGAAAATTCAAAAGCTTATAGAAGCGGAAGCAAATAAGTATATGCAAAAGAAAGAGCCTTTGTGGGGCGACGAGTACTTTAGGTTAGAGCCAAATGAAAAAAGAGCTTTAATAGCAGGTCTTAGAAATTCTGTTTTTGAATAGCTACAAGAGAACATTATCATCACATCTGATGAGAAGCTAAAAGAACAAGTAGAGCTTCTTGCTGAGAAAATAACAGAACAAAACAAGATCATAGAAGAAAATAAAGAGAAAAGTATAGAAGTCTTAAAAGAAAAAGAGCAGCTAGAAAAAGAGCCAGATGGTTTAAAAGAGACCAAAGCTGGGCAAGATAATGAGATAACAATTCTTAGACACAAACTAAAAGCACATACTAATCAACAAACAAAGATAAATAAACAAAATGCATTAATAGAGAGTAAGAATAGAGAAAATCTGGCTCTAACATATAAAAATAAAAGTTTACAAAGTGAAAATATCAAACTAAAAGACTTTAATGGTAAAAGCTTAGGTCTTTTGCTAGAAATAGCAAATATCAACCCAGAGCTAAAAGATATGATAGTAAATGAAATGCCAGAGCTAAGAGGTAAATTTACAAAAGATGATGCTTTGATGGAGATGGGGTAGAGAAATTTTCTAGAGACATCAAAAGTATAGTAGTAATATAAAAACAAAAAATCCCAAAAATCAATTAAAAGATAAAACACTATAAAAAGGGGCGATCAGGTGATAATATGTTCTAGGGGTAGAGCAATGGTAAATAAATTCTGAAGTATCGCAATGCTGTTTATTTATATTATAAAAATCTCGCATTGTACCCCAGTACAATAGACATATACTTCTAAAATTTATATAATTCATTTAAAATTTCAAATACTATAAACAATAAGGAGAACATGATGGCTAAAGAAGCCGGAGTAGTTAAAAAGCGTAAATGGAGGAATAGCAAGAGCACTTAATGACTTAACAGGAGAGGTAAGACAATTAAGTGTAGGAGATATTGTATACCAAGGTGAAAAGATAGTTACAGAGGGTTCTAACTCTAAAGTAACAATAACTCAAACTGATGGTAAAGATATAACTCTAATAGGTAAAGATACTATAACTCTAGATCAAGACTCTAACAATAACGAAACAGTAGCTGATATCTCAGCTTTACAACAAGCCATCTTAAAAGGAACAGATCTTAATGCTCTAGAAGAAACTGCTGCAGGTGGTCCACAAGCAGGTGGTAATGGTGGAGATGGCGTAAGCTTATCTTCTACTAGCTTTGCAGAAGGAGGCCACATTAGTAACATATACGCCAATTATGGTAATTTACCGGATAATGGAGGTAGTTATATAAGTGATTATTCTGCAATAAGTGGAGGTAGGTTAAATGCACAGGATGCAGCAGATATCATTATACCTCCTACTCCAACCGTAGAATTTACGAGAGACACAAATAATGACGGATTTTTAAATAAAAGCGAAAATGAAGCAAATGGTGATCCGAATACGACTCCTGTTAAAATTACCGTTCCTGCGGACGCAAATGTAGGAGATAAGCTAGAAATTACTATTACTAAACCAGATGGTACGACTGAGAATAAAACCGAAACCATTACTCCTGAAATAAAAAATAACGGTTATATAATACCTGACATTCCTGTTAAAGACGGAAAGCCTTCTACCGTAAGCGCCTATATAACCGATCAGGCTGGAAATAAGGGCGGCGAAGGCAGAGATACGATAACTACCGATACGATTGCTCCGACTACTCCAACCGTAGAATTTACGAGAGACACAAATAATGACGGATTTTTAAATAAAAGCGAAAATGAAGCAAATGGTGATCCGAATACGACTCCTGTTAAAATTACCGTTCCTGCGGACGCAAATGTAGGAGATAAGCTAGAAATTACTATTACTAAACCAGATGGTACGACTGAGAATAAAACCGAAACCATTACTCCTGAAATAAAAAATAACGGTTATATAATACCTGACATTCCTGTTAAAGACGGAAAGCCTTCTACCGTAAGCGCCTATATAACCGATCAGGCTGGAAATAAGGGCGGCGAAGGCAGAGATACGATAACTACCGATACGATTGCTCCGACTACTCCAACCGTAGAATTTACGAGAGACACAAATAATGACGGATTTTTAAATAAAAGCGAAAATGAAGCAAATGGTGATCGAATACGACTCCTGTTAAAATTACCGTTCCTGCGGACGCAAATGTAGGAGATAAGCTAGAAATTACTATTACTAAACCAGATGGTACGACTGAGAATAAAACCGAAACCATTACTCCTGAAATAAAAAATAACGGTTATATAATACCTGACATTCCTGTTAAAGACGGAAAGCCTTCTACCGTAAGCGCCTATATAACCGATCAGGCTGGAAATAAGGGCGGCGAAGGCAGAGATACGATAACTACCGATACGATTGCTCCGACTACTCCAACCGTAGAGATTACGAGAGACACAAATAATGACGGATTTTTTTAAATAAAAGCGAAAAATGAAGCAAATGGTGATCCGAATACGACTCCTGTTAAAATTACCGTTCCTGCGGACGCAAATGTAGGAGATAAGCTAGAAATTACTATTACTAAACCAGATGGTACGACTGAGAATAAAACCGAAACCATTACTCCTGAAATAAAAAATAACGGTTATATAATACCTGACATTCCTGTTAAAGACGGAAAGCCTTCTACCGTAAGCGCCTATATAACCGATCAGGCTGGAAATAAGGGCGGCGAAGGCAGAGATACGATAACTACCGATACGATTGCTCCGACTACTCCAACCGTAGAATTACGAGAGACACAAATAATGACGGATTTTTTTAAATAAAAAGCGAAAAATGAAGCAAATGGTGATCCGAATACGACTCCTGTTAAAATTACCGTTCCTGCGGACGCAAATGTAGGAGATAAGCTAGAAATTACTATTACTAAACCAGATGGTACGACTGAGAATAAAACCGAAACCATTACTCCTGAAATAAAAAATAACGGTTATATAATACCTGACATTC
This genomic interval from Campylobacter concisus contains the following:
- a CDS encoding retention module-containing protein, which codes for MARALNDLTGEVRQLSVGDIVYQGEKIVTEGSNSKVTITQTDGKDITLIGKDTITLDQDSNNNETVADISALQQAILKGTDLNALEETAAGGPQAGGNGGDGVSLSSTSFAEGGHISNIYANYGNLPDNGGSYISDYSAISGGRLNAQDAADIIIPPTPTVEFTRDTNNDGFLNKSENEANGDPNTTPVKITVPADANVGDKLEITITKPDGTTENKTETITPEIKNNGYIIPDIPVKDGKPSTVSAYITDQAGNKGGEGRDTITTDTIAPTTPTVEFTRDTNNDGFLNKSENEANGDPNTTPVKITVPADANVGDKLEITITKPDGTTENKTETITPEIKNNGYIIPDIPVKDGKPSTVSAYITDQAGNKGGEGRDTITTDTIAPTTPTVEFTRDTNNDGFLNKSENEANGDRIRLLLKLPFLRTQM
- a CDS encoding site-specific integrase; this translates as MNLSDNIIQSFVNSFMKVKLSKSIKEHSLLNKKMDVEFLNALNDYFKQSLIDGNLPQILIKDISNITNTAGALGSKDKENIGQTLLEKNILTLNYLVSKLEKSSVLFDDKREHCFLEDDSSDNLAKHAKPSSFDAKDIASFQENIKELEDSGCLPITDGQLKAMAQRISETIYAILDQKYGSTSNLKLVRTKNSDRSMEDIILDPNPPKNIKIKLDDDSSFSIFNPSAKITKEYEIRQVLQATSGSSNQFSTLNLEDQKSLKDAFEIFETNTKRADKWSPDTQRLVTCVKKLLFLYFNEDTPVHKITRDNLLEFRELLYKIPTKLAQKSRYKDKSLSQILKLGEKDDKLSEPTIQKYMIRVIQFFNYCFDSSYMGKSITAKMNIKIDVDPSERAVLPYEASEARKIFEIVTNIKQSGKSPSSRIEASELYYVTMIAAYSGMRIKEITQLHKEDIVLKDGIYCFNINTNDGKTTKTKNSIRFVPIHSKLIDLGLLEYVNSKKNGNIFKVSNKDFSEIFRSQIQRKFIDKDSKKTFYSFRHYFIDYLVQREVEANLIAQIVGHEKQYKILLNTYAKPINANTLRSKVEMVSYDNE